A region from the Gammaproteobacteria bacterium genome encodes:
- the speD gene encoding adenosylmethionine decarboxylase — translation MNDSKLRLQGFNNLTKSLSFNIYDICYAKSEKHQKEYIEYIDEAYNAERLTQILTDVSNIIGANILNIARQDYDPQGASVTILIAEGPLTSDEIEEATEETPGPLPEAVVGHLDKSHITVHTYPESHPDNGISTFRADIDVSTCGQISPLKALNYLLHVFESDIATIDYRVRGFTRDVDGEKHFIDHDMDSIQNFMSEDTQELYHMVDVNMYQENIFHTKLMLRETDLDNYLFGTGVSEFTKEEADAVAERLYKEMREIFYGRNIKRGYYSDLGE, via the coding sequence TCTACGACATTTGCTACGCGAAGTCGGAAAAGCACCAGAAGGAATACATCGAGTACATCGATGAGGCCTACAATGCCGAGCGCCTGACCCAGATCCTGACCGATGTCTCGAACATCATCGGCGCCAACATCCTCAACATCGCCCGCCAGGATTACGACCCGCAGGGCGCTTCAGTGACCATCCTGATCGCCGAAGGTCCGCTGACCAGCGATGAAATCGAGGAAGCGACCGAGGAAACGCCGGGTCCGCTGCCGGAGGCAGTCGTCGGTCATCTCGACAAGTCGCACATCACCGTGCATACCTACCCGGAAAGCCATCCGGACAATGGCATCTCGACGTTTCGTGCCGATATCGATGTGTCCACCTGCGGACAGATCTCGCCCCTGAAGGCCTTGAACTACTTGCTGCACGTGTTCGAGTCGGACATCGCGACCATCGATTACCGCGTGCGCGGCTTCACGCGTGACGTCGATGGCGAAAAGCATTTCATCGACCACGACATGGATTCGATCCAGAACTTCATGTCCGAGGATACGCAGGAGCTGTATCACATGGTCGACGTGAACATGTACCAGGAGAACATCTTCCACACCAAGCTGATGCTGCGCGAGACCGACCTGGACAATTACCTGTTCGGCACCGGTGTCAGCGAGTTCACCAAGGAAGAGGCCGATGCCGTGGCGGAGCGCCTGTACAAGGAAATGCGAGAGATATTCTATGGCCGCAACATCAAGCGCGGTTATTACTCCGACCTCGGGGAGTGA
- the rpsI gene encoding 30S ribosomal protein S9: MATTQNYGTGRRKSSTARVFMRPGKGEITVNGKPLDEFFGRETSRMIVRQPLELTEMLDSVDVFVTVAGGGNTGQAGAIRHGLTRALMEYDEGLRPALRKAGYVTRDAREVERKKVGLRKARRATQFSKR, from the coding sequence ATGGCAACGACTCAGAACTACGGCACCGGCCGACGCAAGTCCTCCACCGCACGCGTTTTCATGCGTCCGGGCAAGGGTGAGATCACCGTCAACGGCAAGCCGCTGGACGAATTTTTTGGTCGCGAGACCTCGCGCATGATCGTGCGTCAGCCGCTGGAGCTGACCGAAATGCTCGACAGCGTTGACGTATTCGTCACCGTCGCTGGTGGCGGCAACACGGGCCAGGCTGGCGCCATTCGCCATGGCCTGACCCGTGCGCTGATGGAATATGACGAGGGCCTCCGCCCGGCGCTGCGCAAGGCAGGCTACGTGACCCGTGACGCTCGTGAAGTCGAGCGCAAGAAGGTCGGCCTCCGCAAGGCACGTCGCGCTACCCAGTTCAGCAAGCGCTGA
- a CDS encoding DUF481 domain-containing protein, with protein MNKLLHLLLPTLCLAVASFSVAADPVWSEIEGIADIGDEAIATDEDDIFAGKLNLGYLASTGNTESSSFVGKLTLAWDLEKWRHAAVASGFSSETDGVTDGEQYRAGYKADRKLGDKNYLFGVVNWENDRFSGIDRRTSEAVGFGRRFLETGSHTLDLELGVGARQTKRTTGEETDETISRFAGNYAWQIAENSTFKQGVAVESGDENTYIESTTELTAQLIGQLDLSISYVIKRNSVVPLDSEKTDTYTSVSVVYSF; from the coding sequence ATGAACAAGCTTTTACACCTTCTCCTGCCAACCCTCTGCCTGGCTGTTGCCAGCTTTTCCGTGGCAGCCGACCCGGTCTGGTCGGAAATCGAGGGAATCGCCGACATTGGTGACGAGGCGATCGCGACTGACGAAGACGATATTTTTGCCGGCAAGCTCAACCTGGGTTACCTGGCCTCGACCGGCAATACCGAATCGTCCAGCTTTGTCGGCAAGCTGACCCTGGCCTGGGACCTGGAAAAGTGGCGCCACGCCGCGGTTGCCTCGGGCTTCAGCTCGGAGACGGACGGTGTCACCGATGGCGAGCAATACCGTGCGGGCTACAAGGCGGATCGGAAGCTGGGCGACAAGAACTACCTGTTCGGCGTGGTGAACTGGGAAAACGATCGCTTCTCGGGCATAGACCGCCGCACCTCGGAAGCTGTCGGTTTCGGTCGGCGCTTCCTGGAGACCGGCAGCCACACGCTGGATCTCGAGCTGGGTGTTGGTGCCCGCCAGACCAAGCGCACCACCGGCGAGGAGACGGACGAGACCATCAGCCGTTTCGCCGGCAACTACGCCTGGCAGATTGCCGAGAATTCGACGTTCAAGCAGGGCGTCGCGGTCGAATCGGGTGACGAGAACACCTATATCGAGTCGACCACCGAATTGACTGCGCAGTTGATCGGCCAGCTGGACCTGTCCATCAGCTATGTGATCAAGCGCAACAGCGTGGTGCCGCTGGACAGCGAGAAAACCGATACGTATACCTCCGTCAGCGTTGTCTACAGTTTCTGA
- the coq7 gene encoding 2-polyprenyl-3-methyl-6-methoxy-1,4-benzoquinone monooxygenase — MRNLSPIDHLVASADNALRTVLARQAGHASRPNPAGQLAEDIIDPVDRSHSAGLMRVNHAGEIAAQALYQGQAVTARNAQVRAAMQESAAEEVDHLAWCEERLEELGEGPSKLAPFWYAGSFAIGALAGAIGDKWSLGFVAETEKQVESHLDDHLEKIAEDDTRSRAIIAQMRLDEIHHGDKARAAGAAELPPPVKSLMKLVSKVMTTTAYRF; from the coding sequence ATGCGAAACCTGAGCCCGATTGATCATCTCGTCGCCTCTGCCGACAATGCCCTGCGCACCGTGCTGGCCCGCCAGGCCGGCCATGCGTCCCGTCCCAATCCTGCCGGGCAACTGGCCGAGGACATCATCGATCCTGTCGATCGCAGCCATTCCGCGGGCCTGATGCGCGTCAACCACGCTGGCGAAATTGCCGCCCAGGCGCTGTACCAGGGCCAGGCGGTGACCGCGCGAAACGCGCAAGTGCGAGCTGCGATGCAGGAAAGCGCGGCCGAGGAGGTCGATCACCTCGCCTGGTGCGAAGAACGCCTGGAGGAACTCGGCGAAGGGCCGTCGAAGCTGGCACCCTTCTGGTATGCAGGGTCTTTTGCCATCGGTGCGCTGGCTGGTGCGATCGGTGACAAGTGGAGCCTGGGCTTCGTGGCGGAAACGGAAAAGCAGGTCGAATCACATCTCGATGATCACCTCGAAAAGATCGCCGAAGACGACACCCGCAGTCGCGCCATCATTGCGCAGATGCGGCTGGATGAAATCCACCATGGTGACAAGGCACGCGCAGCGGGAGCCGCGGAGCTGCCGCCGCCCGTGAAATCACTGATGAAGCTGGTGTCGAAAGTGATGACGACAACGGCATATCGATTCTGA
- the rplM gene encoding 50S ribosomal protein L13 gives MKTFSAKPETVQREWLLIDANGKTLGRLASEVAKRLRGKHKAEYTPHVDTGDYVVIVNAEKIRVTGNKLNDKMYHRHTGYIGNLKSTNLKDMLAERPEKVIELAVKGMLPKNPLGRAMFKKLKVFAGPEHSHAAQQPQPLEI, from the coding sequence ATGAAGACGTTTTCTGCAAAGCCGGAGACCGTGCAGCGCGAATGGCTGCTGATCGACGCGAACGGTAAGACCCTGGGACGCCTGGCGTCCGAGGTGGCCAAGCGCCTGCGTGGCAAGCACAAGGCCGAGTACACCCCGCATGTCGATACGGGTGACTATGTCGTTATCGTGAACGCGGAGAAGATCCGTGTCACCGGCAACAAGTTGAATGACAAGATGTACCACCGTCACACGGGTTACATCGGCAACCTGAAGTCCACGAACCTCAAGGACATGCTCGCCGAGCGTCCGGAGAAGGTGATCGAGCTGGCGGTCAAGGGCATGCTCCCGAAGAACCCGCTGGGCCGCGCCATGTTCAAGAAGCTGAAGGTGTTTGCTGGACCGGAACACAGCCATGCGGCACAGCAGCCACAGCCGCTGGAAATTTGA
- a CDS encoding (2Fe-2S) ferredoxin domain-containing protein — MADDSYYQRHAFFCTNVRDEGAARPSCGRCGSDALRAYLKEKVKTADLNGPGAIRVNKSGCLDRCEEGPVLVIYPEATWYTYVDEEDLDEIFEEHLVHGRVVERLKLD; from the coding sequence ATGGCAGATGACAGCTACTACCAGCGCCATGCCTTTTTCTGCACCAATGTGCGGGACGAAGGCGCGGCTCGCCCGAGCTGCGGTCGCTGTGGCAGCGACGCGCTGCGTGCCTACCTCAAGGAGAAGGTCAAGACGGCCGACCTGAATGGCCCCGGCGCCATACGGGTCAACAAGTCCGGCTGCCTGGATCGCTGCGAGGAGGGGCCGGTGCTGGTCATCTACCCGGAGGCGACCTGGTATACCTACGTGGACGAGGAGGATCTCGACGAGATCTTCGAGGAACACCTGGTCCATGGCCGGGTGGTCGAGCGCCTGAAGCTGGATTGA
- a CDS encoding (Fe-S)-binding protein gives MKTRENHATSTKFADFPLADADACVKCALCLPHCPTYSLSREEGDSPRGRIALMQGLARGQLEEQGRIAEHLDGCLTCRACEAVCPAQVPYGKLIDATRAAMPASRRHPLLLRMVSWFRQSPGRIGLLSALLLGARRTGLAALGSLVPGLQRHASIARHAAAPLRPGIYEPASEIRGTVALHLGCLGRSLDVATLKDSIQVLNAMGFCVVIPAEQGCCGALDQHAGEQARAVRLAGDMQQVFGKPEFEAIISTASGCGLQLQEQLAGAPVMDVMTFISQHGELLPALLPLAGVEKVLVHRPCTLKNGMRETGSLALLEAIPELSVRMLEHAHCCGAAGDHALTHPQDADRLGRSLLASLPTDARVIASSNFGCGLHLDRLAGQPLEIVHPVSLLARALPVPTSHSQETASTV, from the coding sequence ATGAAAACACGCGAAAATCACGCCACTTCGACGAAATTTGCCGATTTTCCGCTCGCCGATGCCGATGCCTGCGTGAAATGTGCCTTGTGCCTGCCACATTGCCCTACCTATTCGCTTTCCCGGGAGGAAGGCGATTCGCCGCGCGGCCGCATCGCGTTGATGCAGGGCCTGGCTCGCGGCCAGCTGGAAGAACAAGGACGGATTGCAGAGCATCTTGATGGGTGCCTGACCTGCCGTGCCTGCGAGGCGGTCTGCCCTGCCCAGGTGCCGTACGGCAAACTGATCGATGCCACCCGTGCTGCCATGCCTGCCTCCCGGCGACACCCGCTGCTGCTGCGAATGGTCAGCTGGTTCCGCCAGTCGCCCGGGCGTATCGGGCTGCTGTCTGCGCTGCTGCTGGGCGCACGGCGGACCGGGCTCGCTGCACTGGGCAGCCTGGTGCCGGGGCTGCAACGTCATGCGTCCATCGCCCGTCATGCAGCGGCGCCGTTGCGCCCCGGCATCTACGAACCTGCCAGCGAAATCCGTGGCACGGTCGCACTGCACCTGGGTTGCCTGGGGCGCAGCCTGGACGTCGCGACTCTCAAGGACAGCATCCAGGTATTGAACGCCATGGGTTTCTGCGTGGTAATTCCCGCCGAACAAGGCTGCTGCGGTGCACTGGACCAGCACGCCGGCGAACAGGCGCGGGCGGTACGGCTGGCAGGCGACATGCAGCAGGTCTTCGGCAAGCCGGAATTCGAGGCGATCATCAGCACGGCCAGCGGCTGTGGCCTGCAGCTGCAGGAACAGCTGGCCGGAGCGCCGGTCATGGACGTCATGACATTCATCAGCCAGCACGGCGAGCTCTTGCCAGCGCTCCTGCCCCTTGCCGGTGTCGAGAAGGTGCTGGTGCACCGGCCCTGCACGCTGAAGAACGGCATGCGCGAAACGGGTTCACTGGCCCTGCTGGAGGCCATTCCGGAATTGTCAGTCCGCATGCTCGAGCATGCGCATTGCTGTGGCGCTGCCGGTGACCATGCCCTGACCCACCCGCAGGATGCCGACCGACTTGGTCGCAGCTTGCTTGCCTCGCTCCCGACCGATGCCCGGGTCATCGCCAGCAGCAACTTTGGCTGCGGCCTGCATCTCGACCGCCTCGCGGGGCAGCCGCTGGAAATCGTCCATCCCGTATCACTGCTGGCGCGCGCCCTGCCGGTTCCGACCAGCCACAGCCAGGAAACCGCGTCCACGGTATAA
- a CDS encoding GntR family transcriptional regulator, producing MELVIDINDPEPLYAQLVSQIKDAVRTGAIAPGDPLPSIRQLSTDLEMNSKTVAKAYRLLERDAVIQARGYRGTFVHPDAARNSTTDISGWLNETLANTIADLRDGGATDSEIRIAFTHVMNERNNGGA from the coding sequence ATGGAACTCGTCATCGATATCAACGATCCGGAGCCGCTGTACGCGCAGCTGGTTTCGCAGATCAAGGATGCGGTCCGGACAGGTGCAATTGCGCCGGGTGATCCGCTTCCTTCGATTCGCCAGCTGTCGACTGACCTGGAAATGAACAGCAAGACGGTGGCCAAGGCTTACCGCCTGCTGGAGCGCGATGCGGTCATCCAGGCGCGTGGCTACCGGGGTACGTTCGTGCATCCGGATGCCGCAAGAAACAGCACGACAGATATAAGCGGTTGGCTGAATGAAACGCTGGCCAACACCATTGCAGACCTGAGAGACGGCGGTGCCACCGACTCGGAAATCAGGATTGCCTTCACCCATGTCATGAATGAACGAAACAATGGAGGTGCCTGA